The genomic DNA TCCGTGGCATCTGAGGGTGGGGAGCAGGTGGGGACTTCAGCAAGGATGAGGCAGTTCACATGGAGACAGACAAGCAGGTGTTTGGTGAACAGATGTTTGTGGGGCTTGCAGGGACAATGGGACACAGAGCAGACTCTGGTCTCTAGGCCCCATccaactcccccacccccccaaagcCATGCTCTTTGTAGATCTCTGGGGATAGTGCCCTTGTGTGCCAGGACCTTCCCCCTGAGTTCTGTTGGCAGGTAAGGGGCaagtaaaaagaaagactttCTATTGCATTAGCTAAGATTTCCAGTACAATATGAAAAAGAGTGGTGAGAAGGAACACTTTTGCTTTGCTCCAATCTAGGGGGAAAGTGTGCATTAGCTTCTCATTATTAGGTGTGATTTACCTGGAGGGTTTTTTGAGTAAatgttccttctccaggtgatgaAGTTCTTCACTATTCCTGCtgagagttttatcataaatgggggTTGAACTTGGTCAAATGCTTTTGCCATTTCTATGGATATGATATGTGATTTCTCTTCAAATGGCTGTTGATGTGATAGATTATatgaatggatttttaaatgttgtaacAAGCTTGTATATCTGGGGTAAATCCCATGTGGTCATGTTGTACCATGTTCTTGACACAATGTTGGATTAAATTTGCTAAGATTTTGTTGAGTCTTTTTCATCTGTGTTCATGAATTTGTTGTTTTCCTTCCTTATAAGGTCTTttcttggttttggtatcagggtaatgtttCAACAAATGCCAATGAATTGAGATCATATTGAGTTTGGTCTCTGTCCACATGCAGCTAAGCTGGACATCAGTAATTTAAAAGCTAGAAAGTCTTCAAATGCTTGCAAATGAagcagttatatatgtatatatacacatacatatagacaGATACATCCACATGCGTTaggtagttgctcagttgtgtgtgactctttgtgaccccgtggactgccagcctgccaggctcctctgtccatgggaatctccaggcaagaatactgccgtgggttgccatttccttctccaggggatcttccctatccagggatgcataggtacatatatatgtgtgtgttatatgtACACTATCTGTGCTATAtactttatacttttttctttcacttaacatcatGTTGTGTTTGCCACATTTTTGCTCATGGATGTAGCCTGACtctcttgtcattttttttcacacAAAGCATGAAACTGCAGGGAAATCAAAATTATACAGATTCTAGTAAAAAGAGGACTGAGTGGGTAAGGGAAAGCATTTGGATTTCTGCCCCTTCCAAGCTTCTTCCACTGGCTGCTTCCAGTCTCCTCCTCAGTGTCTCAGGCCCTGTCCTCTACCAAGGCATCACAAAGGACCAAACATGCGTGTTACTCGGGTTCTTGCTCCTGTGAAAGGGAGACTTATCCCAGGGACGCGGCACAGACTCTCATGAGCTGTAATTTGCTGGCTTTCCCAAAGGATGGTGGAGGAAGaaaacaggaatgaaaaaaaaccttttagaaaatgtttatttttttgtgtttcttacatGTTTTGTTTACTGCTTTAAATGTAGCTTTCTAGAATTGTTGTGAGCATTTTCTGTagcattcaatatattttttaattttacggggcttcccagaggactcagtggtaaagaatccacctgccaatgctggagacccaggttccatccttgggtcgggaagatcccctggaggagagaatggcaacccactccagtattcttgcctggagaatcccatggacagaggagcctggcaggctacagtcatggggtcgcactgagCCCGCTCGATTTagcgactaacaacaacaaattggGGGTAGagtgtaaaaaaaacaaaaacaaaaacaaaaaactggaatGGGAGCGTCGACTGCATTGCTCTCCTTTTAAAACAGACTctaactttgcttttctttcatttaagtcTTAACAGAAGAGTTTTTCATTAATTCAAATCGAGTGAGGTCACACTCCTGGAAGGAAGAAAGTGATTTCTTAAGTTTCGGGTAATGCGATTCTAGGTTCGAGCCCTATTCTGCTTGCGGTTGGGCGCTAGGGGCGGCGGTCAGATCTCCAGGGCTCGCGGTCTGGGTTGCACCAGCCCACGGCTTCCAGGCGGGAGGCGGGACCCGCCAAGGCTCCGGCGGACGTTTCGCGGCTCACACCGGGAGGAGGCGAGCAGCCCGCCCGCGCCGCCGCTGCCTCTCCCGCCGGCTCGCGAAGACGCAGACCCGGTCCCCGCATCGGCCGGGTGAGCCAGCTGCTGTTGGGTGCGCTGTTCCCCGGGGCGCACGGAACCTCGTGGGACCCAAGCTGGCCGCTGCAGGACTCTCTGGGCTGACTCGGACctccgggggtggggtgggagctcAGGTAGGGGAAGTGGGTTTGTGTTTCTCCTATAAAGGTAAGGACTCTTCTCTCTAGCACTTCCTTGATGTAGTCAACGAGTCAGAGGAAGATTTCAACAGGTGGCCGAGAGCGATCACGTGGGGCAGGTTGGGCGCCGGCCGCCCCCTCCCTTAGGAACTGCTCTTTTCCGCAGAGCTGCGCGTGGTCCACAAGCCTCAGTGGTGCCCTCCGTCCATTCCGCCTGGCAACCCCGGAGTCCGCGGCGCTCTTGCGCGGAGAGGGCGGCAGGAACGGGCCTCCCGTAGAAGGCCGGTGACTAGCTCGGAGCGCGGGTCGGGTCCCCGGGACCGCAGACCCCCGCAGGCCAACGGCGGAGAAGACCGAGTCTCTGTCCTCGCCAGGATGCACAACGCGTCGTACTGGGGGCCGGAGCGCGCCAACACGTCGTGCCCCGCGCCCGCACCCACGCTCGGCTGCCCCAACGCGTCCGGGCCggcgccgccgctgccgccgccgctgccgccgccgctggcCGTGGCCGTGCCCGTTGTGTACGCGGTGATCTGCGCAGTGGGACTGGCGGGCAACTCGGCGGTACTGTTCGTGCTGCTGCGGGCGCCGCGCAGGAAGACCGTCACCAACCTGTTCATCCTCAACCTGGCCGTGGCCGACGAGCTTTTCACGCTCGTGCTGCCTGTCAACATCGCCGACTTTCTGCTGAGGCGCTGGCCCTTCGGGGAGCTCCTATGCAAGCTCGTCGTGGCCGTCGATCAGTACAACACCTTCTCCAGCCTCTATTTCCTCACGGTCATGAGCGCCGACCGCTACCTGGTGGTGCTGGCCACCGCCGAGTCGCGCCGGGTGGCCGGCCGCACGTACGGCGCCGCGCGCGCGGTGAGCCTGGCCGTCTGGGGGGTCGCGACCCTGGTGGTGCTGCCCTTCGCGGTGTTCGCGCGGCTCGACGAGGAGCAGGGCCGGCGCCAGTGCGTGCTGGTCTTCCCGCAGCCCGAGGCCTTGTGGTGGCGCGCGAGCCGCCTGTACACGCTGGTGCTCGGCTTCGCCATCCCAGTGTCCACCATCTGCGTCCTCTACACCTCGCTGCTGTGCCGGCTGCGCGCCATACGCCTCGACAGCCACGCCAAGGCCCTGGACCGCGCCAAGAAGCGGGTGACCGTCCTGGTGGTGGCCATCCTGGCCGTGTGCCTCCTCTGCTGGACGCCCTACCACCTGAGCACCGTGGTGGCGCTCACCACCGACCTCCCGCAGACGCCGCTGGTCATCGCCGTGTCCTACTTCATCACCAGCCTGAGCTACGCCAACAGCTGCCTCAACCCTTTCCTCTACGCCTTCCTGGACGACAGCTTCCGCCGGAGCCTCCGCCAGCTGCTGGCGTGCCGCACCACCTCCTGAGCCCGATAACAAGGAGCCGGCGTTCGGGGTCGCTCAGGGTGGTTCCCGACCCGCGGCGCTCCCGAAACCCCTCTCCCAGCTTGCTAGAGATGCGGATTCTTGGGCCTGTCCCGGGACCTCCGACCTCGGAAGCTCTGCGGCTGCGCGCGCAATTTGAATTTGTCGAGGCCTCAGGGTGCTGCGGGAGCGCGCGGAGCTTGGGGACCACTGCGGCTGACAGCGCACAGACGGCTGCCTAATGCCAAAGGGCACCGAGGCAACACCGAAGCATCCCCTGAGCTTGACacgggaggggaggaagggggtcGTGATGCTGAGACCCACTTTCCGTTCCCCTCTAGCCTCCCGCCCCAGCCGAGCGCAGCCCCGATCTAGGAAGAGCCCTCGGCGCCGTCATGGGAGAGGCCCAAGTATGCTGCGGGCGCCCTGGCGTCGGCTCCACGCTCGGCTTCTCGAATTTCCAGCAGCGACCGTCTGCGCTGCTCCAGCTGCAGAGCAGCCTGGCACCGGCCCCTGGCGTTTTTCCGCGCGCTCTCGCCGCGGGGGAAGAGGGTCCGGGTGCGCGCGGGCGCTCCCACCTCGTCAAGCTGGAGAGAGGCTGAGGCCGCCCGGGAATTTGCGAGGGACACAGAGCAGCTCGGGTGACGGGGCAGGGGATGAATGTGTgcgtccgtgtgtgtgtgtgtgtgtgtgtgtgtgtgtgtgtgtgtgtgtgaatgtgtgtgtgtgcgcgcgcgcctaGCGGAAGCCGGGGCTTTGGGTGAAGGAGGATGGAAATGGGCTGTGATGTCTACACAGCAGTTATTAATATAAAAGCGGTGATAAACCCTTCGTGTCCCAGCCACTTCTCTCTTAGCATTTCCACTTTCCCACTCCTATGGTCACCGCGGAGCCCCGCGCGCCAGGCTCGGGAAAGGCCAGGAGCCG from Bos indicus x Bos taurus breed Angus x Brahman F1 hybrid chromosome 14, Bos_hybrid_MaternalHap_v2.0, whole genome shotgun sequence includes the following:
- the NPBWR1 gene encoding neuropeptides B/W receptor type 1, which encodes MHNASYWGPERANTSCPAPAPTLGCPNASGPAPPLPPPLPPPLAVAVPVVYAVICAVGLAGNSAVLFVLLRAPRRKTVTNLFILNLAVADELFTLVLPVNIADFLLRRWPFGELLCKLVVAVDQYNTFSSLYFLTVMSADRYLVVLATAESRRVAGRTYGAARAVSLAVWGVATLVVLPFAVFARLDEEQGRRQCVLVFPQPEALWWRASRLYTLVLGFAIPVSTICVLYTSLLCRLRAIRLDSHAKALDRAKKRVTVLVVAILAVCLLCWTPYHLSTVVALTTDLPQTPLVIAVSYFITSLSYANSCLNPFLYAFLDDSFRRSLRQLLACRTTS